Proteins encoded within one genomic window of Anastrepha ludens isolate Willacy chromosome 4, idAnaLude1.1, whole genome shotgun sequence:
- the LOC128861113 gene encoding uncharacterized protein LOC128861113 isoform X5: MEGNKRKTRQRNRPRNKANRLKEESGRKEFNEELVKSAVNEGEINGAEENTVTNVQAQEILVKDSTVESCINQTSSTSQGQMVSQTMLDQNENLKILQQMIRAKLLQKQQNSEQKPNTNCSDEKISKINQQKGSNSSKDKVSGNAIGVKELVTTKSSPDNKLAEQSTFVANLQKKLESSVANGSTDLPNTLLQNLQKLLNEGPLSDIASSDDEEDYVEYIFKPRQHFLVIFSKQFCKNELATQTKIPCNRCNLVYYCTAEHMKGDVQHRQICYALQQMADESGGHIFRKCGEFTAEQFRSYRIVTIRKIESIINRALTATEQEVILFPRICCNGSCREYNFKKLVDCEHCGQAAYCRDKPEHLNKSHDQWCESHQLFKKLQLLQAKFGQIEPALPSKILRDIPGACCNTKQILTKLDCAVRDPCKFAALSQISTCPLTAWFALKLCGNLKKSEEVTVHLIGAEIEFEVDALHKWELFFLHINPNTTTLNVVFIGPELNQGNVPFQQLMKTNLFIFVHTFRCCKSCRKLKRTVNYRFQSQLYHNYCSLPTFLPPDLICFFNAGLYRYNGFQMEDTWPETIRIATNIKCPIVVTSYTEYESPLDISRLVQESSRHLNVVLPPTLNPYASKKPERNFISDEDSPLMFKNYYCFVIE, translated from the exons ATGGAAggaaataaaaggaaaacgCGTCAGCGCAACCGACCAAGAAATAAAGCGAATCGTTTGAAGGAGGAATCAGGTCGGAAAGAATTTAACGAAGAATTAGTTAAAAGTGCCGTGAACGAAGGGGAAATTAACGGTGCCGAAGAAAATACCGTTACGAATGTGCAAGCACAGGAAATACTGGTTAAAGATTCTACAGTTGAAAGTTGCATAAATCAAACGTCATCCACGAGCCAGGGGCAAATGGTGTCACAAACTATGCTTgatcaaaatgaaaatttgaaaatattacaacaAATGATACGTGCAAAGCTtttacaaaaacagcaaaatagtgAGCAGAAACCTAACACAAATTGCTCTGATGAAAAGATAAGCAAAATAAACCAACAAAAGGGTTCGAATTCAAGTAAAGACAAAGTGAGCGGAAATGCAATAGGTGTGAAAGAATTAGTGACAACGAAAAGTTCGCCGGACAACAAATTAGCTGAGCAAAGTACTTTTGTTGCGAATTTACAAAAGAAATTGGAAAGTTCTGTGGCTAACG GTAGCACCGATTTGCCTAACACTTTGCTgcaaaacttacaaaaattaCTCAACGAAGGGCCACTAAGCGATATTGCATCATCAGATGATGAAGAGGATTATGTTGAGTACATTTTCAAACCGCGCCAGCATTTTTTG gtAATCTTTTCTAAACAGTTTTGCAAAAATGAGCTGGCAACACAAACGAAAATTCCCTGCAATCGATGCAATTTGGTATACTACTGTACGGCGGAGCACATGAAAGGCGACGTGCAGCATCGGCAAATTTGTTACGCCTTACAGCAAATGGCAGATGAGTCCg GGGGACACATTTTTCGCAAATGTGGTGAATTCACAGCTGAACAATTTCGTTCTTATCGCATTGTTACAATACGCAAAATAGAGTCAATAATAAATCGTGCTTTGACTGCCACCGAGCAAGAGGTGATATTGTTTCCACGCATTTGCTGTAACGGATCTTGTCGTGAATACAATTTTAAGAAACTTGTGGATTGCGAACATTGTGGGCAG GCAGCGTATTGTCGCGACAAACCGgaacatttaaataaatcacATGACCAGTGGTGCGAATCCCACCAACTATTTAAGAAGTTGCAGTTACTACAGGCGAAATTTGGACAAATCGAACCAGCATTGCCTAGTAAAATACTTCGTGATATACCGGGCGCATGCTGTAACACTAAACAGATTCTCACCAAATTAGATTGCG CCGTCCGCGATCCTTGTAAATTCGCTGCGCTCAGTCAGATTTCTACGTGCCCATTAACCGCTTGGTTTGCTTTAAAGTTATGTGGTAATTTAAAGAAATCGGAAGAAGTAACTGTGCACCTCATTG GCGCCGAAATCGAGTTCGAAGTGGATGCCTTGCATAAGTGGGAGCTTTTCTTCTTGCATATAAATCCCAATACAACAACTCTTAACGTTGTTTTCATTGGGCCTGAGCTGAATCAGGGCAACGTTCCGTTTCAGCAATTAATGaaaactaa cttatttatttttgtgcataCATTTAGGTGTTGCAAATCATGTCGAAAATTGAAGCGCACGGTGAATTATCGCTTTCAAAGTCAGTTGTACCATAATTACTGCAGCCTACCAACGTTTCTTCCGCCCGATCTAA tttGCTTTTTCAATGCTGGCTTATACCGTTATAATGGATTCCAAATGGAGGATACATGGCCTGAAACAATTCGAATCGCTACCAATATAAAATGCCCAATTGTGGTTACTTCGTACACAGAGTATGAGTCACCACTGGACATTTCACGTTTGGTGCAGGAGTCCAGCCGTCATTTGAATGTAGTTTTACCGCCAACCTTGAATCCTTATGCGTCTAAAAAGCCTGAGCGGAATTTTATTTCCGATGAAGATTCCCCCCTAATGTTTAAGAATTATTATTGCTttgtaattgaataa
- the LOC128861113 gene encoding uncharacterized protein LOC128861113 isoform X2, protein MEGNKRKTRQRNRPRNKANRLKEESGRKEFNEELVKSAVNEGEINGAEENTVTNVQAQEILVKDSTVESCINQTSSTSQGQMVSQTMLDQNENLKILQQMIRAKLLQKQQNSEQKPNTNCSDEKISKINQQKGSNSSKDKVSGNAIGVKELVTTKSSPDNKLAEQSTFVANLQKKLESSVANGSTDLPNTLLQNLQKLLNEGPLSDIASSDDEEDYVEYIFKPRQHFLVALCNFCKNELATQTKIPCNRCNLVYYCTAEHMKGDVQHRQICYALQQMADESGGHIFRKCGEFTAEQFRSYRIVTIRKIESIINRALTATEQEVILFPRICCNGSCREYNFKKLVDCEHCGQRIYREIILYELIYKAAYCRDKPEHLNKSHDQWCESHQLFKKLQLLQAKFGQIEPALPSKILRDIPGACCNTKQILTKLDCAVRDPCKFAALSQISTCPLTAWFALKLCGNLKKSEEVTVHLIGAEIEFEVDALHKWELFFLHINPNTTTLNVVFIGPELNQGNVPFQQLMKTNLFIFVHTFRCCKSCRKLKRTVNYRFQSQLYHNYCSLPTFLPPDLICFFNAGLYRYNGFQMEDTWPETIRIATNIKCPIVVTSYTEYESPLDISRLVQESSRHLNVVLPPTLNPYASKKPERNFISDEDSPLMFKNYYCFVIE, encoded by the exons ATGGAAggaaataaaaggaaaacgCGTCAGCGCAACCGACCAAGAAATAAAGCGAATCGTTTGAAGGAGGAATCAGGTCGGAAAGAATTTAACGAAGAATTAGTTAAAAGTGCCGTGAACGAAGGGGAAATTAACGGTGCCGAAGAAAATACCGTTACGAATGTGCAAGCACAGGAAATACTGGTTAAAGATTCTACAGTTGAAAGTTGCATAAATCAAACGTCATCCACGAGCCAGGGGCAAATGGTGTCACAAACTATGCTTgatcaaaatgaaaatttgaaaatattacaacaAATGATACGTGCAAAGCTtttacaaaaacagcaaaatagtgAGCAGAAACCTAACACAAATTGCTCTGATGAAAAGATAAGCAAAATAAACCAACAAAAGGGTTCGAATTCAAGTAAAGACAAAGTGAGCGGAAATGCAATAGGTGTGAAAGAATTAGTGACAACGAAAAGTTCGCCGGACAACAAATTAGCTGAGCAAAGTACTTTTGTTGCGAATTTACAAAAGAAATTGGAAAGTTCTGTGGCTAACG GTAGCACCGATTTGCCTAACACTTTGCTgcaaaacttacaaaaattaCTCAACGAAGGGCCACTAAGCGATATTGCATCATCAGATGATGAAGAGGATTATGTTGAGTACATTTTCAAACCGCGCCAGCATTTTTTGGTAGCTCTCTGTAAT TTTTGCAAAAATGAGCTGGCAACACAAACGAAAATTCCCTGCAATCGATGCAATTTGGTATACTACTGTACGGCGGAGCACATGAAAGGCGACGTGCAGCATCGGCAAATTTGTTACGCCTTACAGCAAATGGCAGATGAGTCCg GGGGACACATTTTTCGCAAATGTGGTGAATTCACAGCTGAACAATTTCGTTCTTATCGCATTGTTACAATACGCAAAATAGAGTCAATAATAAATCGTGCTTTGACTGCCACCGAGCAAGAGGTGATATTGTTTCCACGCATTTGCTGTAACGGATCTTGTCGTGAATACAATTTTAAGAAACTTGTGGATTGCGAACATTGTGGGCAG AGGATTTACagagaaattatattatatgagcTTATTTATAAGGCAGCGTATTGTCGCGACAAACCGgaacatttaaataaatcacATGACCAGTGGTGCGAATCCCACCAACTATTTAAGAAGTTGCAGTTACTACAGGCGAAATTTGGACAAATCGAACCAGCATTGCCTAGTAAAATACTTCGTGATATACCGGGCGCATGCTGTAACACTAAACAGATTCTCACCAAATTAGATTGCG CCGTCCGCGATCCTTGTAAATTCGCTGCGCTCAGTCAGATTTCTACGTGCCCATTAACCGCTTGGTTTGCTTTAAAGTTATGTGGTAATTTAAAGAAATCGGAAGAAGTAACTGTGCACCTCATTG GCGCCGAAATCGAGTTCGAAGTGGATGCCTTGCATAAGTGGGAGCTTTTCTTCTTGCATATAAATCCCAATACAACAACTCTTAACGTTGTTTTCATTGGGCCTGAGCTGAATCAGGGCAACGTTCCGTTTCAGCAATTAATGaaaactaa cttatttatttttgtgcataCATTTAGGTGTTGCAAATCATGTCGAAAATTGAAGCGCACGGTGAATTATCGCTTTCAAAGTCAGTTGTACCATAATTACTGCAGCCTACCAACGTTTCTTCCGCCCGATCTAA tttGCTTTTTCAATGCTGGCTTATACCGTTATAATGGATTCCAAATGGAGGATACATGGCCTGAAACAATTCGAATCGCTACCAATATAAAATGCCCAATTGTGGTTACTTCGTACACAGAGTATGAGTCACCACTGGACATTTCACGTTTGGTGCAGGAGTCCAGCCGTCATTTGAATGTAGTTTTACCGCCAACCTTGAATCCTTATGCGTCTAAAAAGCCTGAGCGGAATTTTATTTCCGATGAAGATTCCCCCCTAATGTTTAAGAATTATTATTGCTttgtaattgaataa
- the LOC128861113 gene encoding uncharacterized protein LOC128861113 isoform X4: MEGNKRKTRQRNRPRNKANRLKEESGRKEFNEELVKSAVNEGEINGAEENTVTNVQAQEILVKDSTVESCINQTSSTSQGQMVSQTMLDQNENLKILQQMIRAKLLQKQQNSEQKPNTNCSDEKISKINQQKGSNSSKDKVSGNAIGVKELVTTKSSPDNKLAEQSTFVANLQKKLESSVANGSTDLPNTLLQNLQKLLNEGPLSDIASSDDEEDYVEYIFKPRQHFLVIFSKQFCKNELATQTKIPCNRCNLVYYCTAEHMKGDVQHRQICYALQQMADESGGHIFRKCGEFTAEQFRSYRIVTIRKIESIINRALTATEQEVILFPRICCNGSCREYNFKKLVDCEHCGQRIYREIILYELIYKAAYCRDKPEHLNKSHDQWCESHQLFKKLQLLQAKFGQIEPALPSKILRDIPGACCNTKQILTKLDCAVRDPCKFAALSQISTCPLTAWFALKLCGNLKKSEEVTVHLIGAEIEFEVDALHKWELFFLHINPNTTTLNVVFIGPELNQGNVPFQQLMKTKCCKSCRKLKRTVNYRFQSQLYHNYCSLPTFLPPDLICFFNAGLYRYNGFQMEDTWPETIRIATNIKCPIVVTSYTEYESPLDISRLVQESSRHLNVVLPPTLNPYASKKPERNFISDEDSPLMFKNYYCFVIE, encoded by the exons ATGGAAggaaataaaaggaaaacgCGTCAGCGCAACCGACCAAGAAATAAAGCGAATCGTTTGAAGGAGGAATCAGGTCGGAAAGAATTTAACGAAGAATTAGTTAAAAGTGCCGTGAACGAAGGGGAAATTAACGGTGCCGAAGAAAATACCGTTACGAATGTGCAAGCACAGGAAATACTGGTTAAAGATTCTACAGTTGAAAGTTGCATAAATCAAACGTCATCCACGAGCCAGGGGCAAATGGTGTCACAAACTATGCTTgatcaaaatgaaaatttgaaaatattacaacaAATGATACGTGCAAAGCTtttacaaaaacagcaaaatagtgAGCAGAAACCTAACACAAATTGCTCTGATGAAAAGATAAGCAAAATAAACCAACAAAAGGGTTCGAATTCAAGTAAAGACAAAGTGAGCGGAAATGCAATAGGTGTGAAAGAATTAGTGACAACGAAAAGTTCGCCGGACAACAAATTAGCTGAGCAAAGTACTTTTGTTGCGAATTTACAAAAGAAATTGGAAAGTTCTGTGGCTAACG GTAGCACCGATTTGCCTAACACTTTGCTgcaaaacttacaaaaattaCTCAACGAAGGGCCACTAAGCGATATTGCATCATCAGATGATGAAGAGGATTATGTTGAGTACATTTTCAAACCGCGCCAGCATTTTTTG gtAATCTTTTCTAAACAGTTTTGCAAAAATGAGCTGGCAACACAAACGAAAATTCCCTGCAATCGATGCAATTTGGTATACTACTGTACGGCGGAGCACATGAAAGGCGACGTGCAGCATCGGCAAATTTGTTACGCCTTACAGCAAATGGCAGATGAGTCCg GGGGACACATTTTTCGCAAATGTGGTGAATTCACAGCTGAACAATTTCGTTCTTATCGCATTGTTACAATACGCAAAATAGAGTCAATAATAAATCGTGCTTTGACTGCCACCGAGCAAGAGGTGATATTGTTTCCACGCATTTGCTGTAACGGATCTTGTCGTGAATACAATTTTAAGAAACTTGTGGATTGCGAACATTGTGGGCAG AGGATTTACagagaaattatattatatgagcTTATTTATAAGGCAGCGTATTGTCGCGACAAACCGgaacatttaaataaatcacATGACCAGTGGTGCGAATCCCACCAACTATTTAAGAAGTTGCAGTTACTACAGGCGAAATTTGGACAAATCGAACCAGCATTGCCTAGTAAAATACTTCGTGATATACCGGGCGCATGCTGTAACACTAAACAGATTCTCACCAAATTAGATTGCG CCGTCCGCGATCCTTGTAAATTCGCTGCGCTCAGTCAGATTTCTACGTGCCCATTAACCGCTTGGTTTGCTTTAAAGTTATGTGGTAATTTAAAGAAATCGGAAGAAGTAACTGTGCACCTCATTG GCGCCGAAATCGAGTTCGAAGTGGATGCCTTGCATAAGTGGGAGCTTTTCTTCTTGCATATAAATCCCAATACAACAACTCTTAACGTTGTTTTCATTGGGCCTGAGCTGAATCAGGGCAACGTTCCGTTTCAGCAATTAATGaaaactaa GTGTTGCAAATCATGTCGAAAATTGAAGCGCACGGTGAATTATCGCTTTCAAAGTCAGTTGTACCATAATTACTGCAGCCTACCAACGTTTCTTCCGCCCGATCTAA tttGCTTTTTCAATGCTGGCTTATACCGTTATAATGGATTCCAAATGGAGGATACATGGCCTGAAACAATTCGAATCGCTACCAATATAAAATGCCCAATTGTGGTTACTTCGTACACAGAGTATGAGTCACCACTGGACATTTCACGTTTGGTGCAGGAGTCCAGCCGTCATTTGAATGTAGTTTTACCGCCAACCTTGAATCCTTATGCGTCTAAAAAGCCTGAGCGGAATTTTATTTCCGATGAAGATTCCCCCCTAATGTTTAAGAATTATTATTGCTttgtaattgaataa
- the LOC128861113 gene encoding uncharacterized protein LOC128861113 isoform X7 has product MEGNKRKTRQRNRPRNKANRLKEESGRKEFNEELVKSAVNEGEINGAEENTVTNVQAQEILVKDSTVESCINQTSSTSQGQMVSQTMLDQNENLKILQQMIRAKLLQKQQNSEQKPNTNCSDEKISKINQQKGSNSSKDKVSGNAIGVKELVTTKSSPDNKLAEQSTFVANLQKKLESSVANGGHIFRKCGEFTAEQFRSYRIVTIRKIESIINRALTATEQEVILFPRICCNGSCREYNFKKLVDCEHCGQRIYREIILYELIYKAAYCRDKPEHLNKSHDQWCESHQLFKKLQLLQAKFGQIEPALPSKILRDIPGACCNTKQILTKLDCAVRDPCKFAALSQISTCPLTAWFALKLCGNLKKSEEVTVHLIGAEIEFEVDALHKWELFFLHINPNTTTLNVVFIGPELNQGNVPFQQLMKTNLFIFVHTFRCCKSCRKLKRTVNYRFQSQLYHNYCSLPTFLPPDLICFFNAGLYRYNGFQMEDTWPETIRIATNIKCPIVVTSYTEYESPLDISRLVQESSRHLNVVLPPTLNPYASKKPERNFISDEDSPLMFKNYYCFVIE; this is encoded by the exons ATGGAAggaaataaaaggaaaacgCGTCAGCGCAACCGACCAAGAAATAAAGCGAATCGTTTGAAGGAGGAATCAGGTCGGAAAGAATTTAACGAAGAATTAGTTAAAAGTGCCGTGAACGAAGGGGAAATTAACGGTGCCGAAGAAAATACCGTTACGAATGTGCAAGCACAGGAAATACTGGTTAAAGATTCTACAGTTGAAAGTTGCATAAATCAAACGTCATCCACGAGCCAGGGGCAAATGGTGTCACAAACTATGCTTgatcaaaatgaaaatttgaaaatattacaacaAATGATACGTGCAAAGCTtttacaaaaacagcaaaatagtgAGCAGAAACCTAACACAAATTGCTCTGATGAAAAGATAAGCAAAATAAACCAACAAAAGGGTTCGAATTCAAGTAAAGACAAAGTGAGCGGAAATGCAATAGGTGTGAAAGAATTAGTGACAACGAAAAGTTCGCCGGACAACAAATTAGCTGAGCAAAGTACTTTTGTTGCGAATTTACAAAAGAAATTGGAAAGTTCTGTGGCTAACG GGGGACACATTTTTCGCAAATGTGGTGAATTCACAGCTGAACAATTTCGTTCTTATCGCATTGTTACAATACGCAAAATAGAGTCAATAATAAATCGTGCTTTGACTGCCACCGAGCAAGAGGTGATATTGTTTCCACGCATTTGCTGTAACGGATCTTGTCGTGAATACAATTTTAAGAAACTTGTGGATTGCGAACATTGTGGGCAG AGGATTTACagagaaattatattatatgagcTTATTTATAAGGCAGCGTATTGTCGCGACAAACCGgaacatttaaataaatcacATGACCAGTGGTGCGAATCCCACCAACTATTTAAGAAGTTGCAGTTACTACAGGCGAAATTTGGACAAATCGAACCAGCATTGCCTAGTAAAATACTTCGTGATATACCGGGCGCATGCTGTAACACTAAACAGATTCTCACCAAATTAGATTGCG CCGTCCGCGATCCTTGTAAATTCGCTGCGCTCAGTCAGATTTCTACGTGCCCATTAACCGCTTGGTTTGCTTTAAAGTTATGTGGTAATTTAAAGAAATCGGAAGAAGTAACTGTGCACCTCATTG GCGCCGAAATCGAGTTCGAAGTGGATGCCTTGCATAAGTGGGAGCTTTTCTTCTTGCATATAAATCCCAATACAACAACTCTTAACGTTGTTTTCATTGGGCCTGAGCTGAATCAGGGCAACGTTCCGTTTCAGCAATTAATGaaaactaa cttatttatttttgtgcataCATTTAGGTGTTGCAAATCATGTCGAAAATTGAAGCGCACGGTGAATTATCGCTTTCAAAGTCAGTTGTACCATAATTACTGCAGCCTACCAACGTTTCTTCCGCCCGATCTAA tttGCTTTTTCAATGCTGGCTTATACCGTTATAATGGATTCCAAATGGAGGATACATGGCCTGAAACAATTCGAATCGCTACCAATATAAAATGCCCAATTGTGGTTACTTCGTACACAGAGTATGAGTCACCACTGGACATTTCACGTTTGGTGCAGGAGTCCAGCCGTCATTTGAATGTAGTTTTACCGCCAACCTTGAATCCTTATGCGTCTAAAAAGCCTGAGCGGAATTTTATTTCCGATGAAGATTCCCCCCTAATGTTTAAGAATTATTATTGCTttgtaattgaataa
- the LOC128861113 gene encoding uncharacterized protein LOC128861113 isoform X6, which produces MEGNKRKTRQRNRPRNKANRLKEESGRKEFNEELVKSAVNEGEINGAEENTVTNVQAQEILVKDSTVESCINQTSSTSQGQMVSQTMLDQNENLKILQQMIRAKLLQKQQNSEQKPNTNCSDEKISKINQQKGSNSSKDKVSGNAIGVKELVTTKSSPDNKLAEQSTFVANLQKKLESSVANGSTDLPNTLLQNLQKLLNEGPLSDIASSDDEEDYVEYIFKPRQHFLVALCNFCKNELATQTKIPCNRCNLVYYCTAEHMKGDVQHRQICYALQQMADESGGHIFRKCGEFTAEQFRSYRIVTIRKIESIINRALTATEQEVILFPRICCNGSCREYNFKKLVDCEHCGQAAYCRDKPEHLNKSHDQWCESHQLFKKLQLLQAKFGQIEPALPSKILRDIPGACCNTKQILTKLDCAVRDPCKFAALSQISTCPLTAWFALKLCGNLKKSEEVTVHLIGAEIEFEVDALHKWELFFLHINPNTTTLNVVFIGPELNQGNVPFQQLMKTKCCKSCRKLKRTVNYRFQSQLYHNYCSLPTFLPPDLICFFNAGLYRYNGFQMEDTWPETIRIATNIKCPIVVTSYTEYESPLDISRLVQESSRHLNVVLPPTLNPYASKKPERNFISDEDSPLMFKNYYCFVIE; this is translated from the exons ATGGAAggaaataaaaggaaaacgCGTCAGCGCAACCGACCAAGAAATAAAGCGAATCGTTTGAAGGAGGAATCAGGTCGGAAAGAATTTAACGAAGAATTAGTTAAAAGTGCCGTGAACGAAGGGGAAATTAACGGTGCCGAAGAAAATACCGTTACGAATGTGCAAGCACAGGAAATACTGGTTAAAGATTCTACAGTTGAAAGTTGCATAAATCAAACGTCATCCACGAGCCAGGGGCAAATGGTGTCACAAACTATGCTTgatcaaaatgaaaatttgaaaatattacaacaAATGATACGTGCAAAGCTtttacaaaaacagcaaaatagtgAGCAGAAACCTAACACAAATTGCTCTGATGAAAAGATAAGCAAAATAAACCAACAAAAGGGTTCGAATTCAAGTAAAGACAAAGTGAGCGGAAATGCAATAGGTGTGAAAGAATTAGTGACAACGAAAAGTTCGCCGGACAACAAATTAGCTGAGCAAAGTACTTTTGTTGCGAATTTACAAAAGAAATTGGAAAGTTCTGTGGCTAACG GTAGCACCGATTTGCCTAACACTTTGCTgcaaaacttacaaaaattaCTCAACGAAGGGCCACTAAGCGATATTGCATCATCAGATGATGAAGAGGATTATGTTGAGTACATTTTCAAACCGCGCCAGCATTTTTTGGTAGCTCTCTGTAAT TTTTGCAAAAATGAGCTGGCAACACAAACGAAAATTCCCTGCAATCGATGCAATTTGGTATACTACTGTACGGCGGAGCACATGAAAGGCGACGTGCAGCATCGGCAAATTTGTTACGCCTTACAGCAAATGGCAGATGAGTCCg GGGGACACATTTTTCGCAAATGTGGTGAATTCACAGCTGAACAATTTCGTTCTTATCGCATTGTTACAATACGCAAAATAGAGTCAATAATAAATCGTGCTTTGACTGCCACCGAGCAAGAGGTGATATTGTTTCCACGCATTTGCTGTAACGGATCTTGTCGTGAATACAATTTTAAGAAACTTGTGGATTGCGAACATTGTGGGCAG GCAGCGTATTGTCGCGACAAACCGgaacatttaaataaatcacATGACCAGTGGTGCGAATCCCACCAACTATTTAAGAAGTTGCAGTTACTACAGGCGAAATTTGGACAAATCGAACCAGCATTGCCTAGTAAAATACTTCGTGATATACCGGGCGCATGCTGTAACACTAAACAGATTCTCACCAAATTAGATTGCG CCGTCCGCGATCCTTGTAAATTCGCTGCGCTCAGTCAGATTTCTACGTGCCCATTAACCGCTTGGTTTGCTTTAAAGTTATGTGGTAATTTAAAGAAATCGGAAGAAGTAACTGTGCACCTCATTG GCGCCGAAATCGAGTTCGAAGTGGATGCCTTGCATAAGTGGGAGCTTTTCTTCTTGCATATAAATCCCAATACAACAACTCTTAACGTTGTTTTCATTGGGCCTGAGCTGAATCAGGGCAACGTTCCGTTTCAGCAATTAATGaaaactaa GTGTTGCAAATCATGTCGAAAATTGAAGCGCACGGTGAATTATCGCTTTCAAAGTCAGTTGTACCATAATTACTGCAGCCTACCAACGTTTCTTCCGCCCGATCTAA tttGCTTTTTCAATGCTGGCTTATACCGTTATAATGGATTCCAAATGGAGGATACATGGCCTGAAACAATTCGAATCGCTACCAATATAAAATGCCCAATTGTGGTTACTTCGTACACAGAGTATGAGTCACCACTGGACATTTCACGTTTGGTGCAGGAGTCCAGCCGTCATTTGAATGTAGTTTTACCGCCAACCTTGAATCCTTATGCGTCTAAAAAGCCTGAGCGGAATTTTATTTCCGATGAAGATTCCCCCCTAATGTTTAAGAATTATTATTGCTttgtaattgaataa